The Rickettsiales bacterium genome includes a region encoding these proteins:
- the ilvD gene encoding dihydroxy-acid dehydratase has product MTKTYGKSTLPSRHVTEGAERAPHRSYLYAMGITEAGINAPLIGVATTWNEAAPCNITLARQAQVVKKGVAAAGGTPREFTTITVTDGIAMGHEGMKSSLISREVIADSVELTMRGHCYDALVGLAGCDKSLPGLMMAMVRLNVPSVFIYGGSILPGKYKDRQVTVVDVFEGVGKYSSGNMSEEELRALEQVACPSAGSCGGQFTANTMACVSEAIGLALPNSAGAPAPYESRDSFAFESGKVVMELLKNKLRPRDIVSRKALENAAAVVAATGGSTNAALHLPAIANECGIDFDIHAVGEIFKRTPYLADLMPGGKYTAKDLYEVGGVQIVMKTLLAGGYLHGDCITVTGKTIAENLESIKFPAKQDVVYPHDKPLRDEGGVVVLKGNLAPEGAIVKVAGMKNLVFSGTALCFDCEEDAFAAVESRKYKEGDVIVIRYEGPRGGPGMREMLSTTAAIYGQGMGDKVALITDGRFSGGTRGFCIGHVGPEAALGGVIALLRDGDKITIDAANSTIDVDISDKELEERRKNWKPRSNNHNSGALWKYAQIVGSAEKGAVTHMGGKAEKGSYADI; this is encoded by the coding sequence ATGACTAAAACTTATGGAAAATCAACTCTGCCCAGCAGACACGTAACTGAAGGAGCCGAGCGCGCCCCTCATCGCTCATATCTTTACGCTATGGGCATAACTGAGGCTGGAATCAATGCTCCGCTTATCGGAGTAGCCACAACTTGGAACGAGGCAGCTCCCTGTAATATAACCCTCGCCCGTCAAGCACAAGTTGTTAAAAAAGGTGTCGCGGCAGCCGGTGGTACTCCTAGAGAATTTACCACTATCACCGTAACTGATGGTATCGCTATGGGGCATGAGGGGATGAAATCATCTCTTATTTCAAGAGAGGTCATCGCTGACTCTGTTGAGCTTACTATGCGTGGTCATTGTTATGACGCTCTTGTTGGTCTTGCCGGATGTGATAAATCATTACCCGGACTCATGATGGCAATGGTAAGACTAAATGTTCCCAGCGTGTTTATTTACGGTGGTTCTATCTTACCAGGAAAATACAAGGACAGGCAGGTAACAGTAGTTGATGTCTTTGAGGGAGTGGGCAAGTATAGCTCTGGAAATATGAGTGAGGAAGAGCTACGCGCGCTTGAACAGGTCGCCTGTCCTTCCGCTGGCTCATGTGGTGGGCAATTTACCGCTAATACTATGGCTTGCGTAAGCGAGGCGATTGGTCTTGCTCTGCCTAACTCCGCGGGCGCTCCAGCACCTTATGAGTCACGTGATTCTTTCGCGTTTGAATCCGGAAAAGTAGTTATGGAATTACTTAAGAATAAGCTGCGTCCCCGTGATATAGTAAGTCGGAAGGCACTTGAGAACGCCGCCGCTGTTGTCGCCGCGACCGGAGGCTCTACTAACGCAGCTCTTCACCTACCGGCTATCGCCAATGAGTGTGGAATAGATTTTGATATACACGCTGTTGGTGAGATATTCAAACGCACTCCATATCTTGCTGATTTAATGCCGGGCGGGAAATATACCGCCAAAGATTTATATGAGGTTGGCGGCGTTCAAATAGTAATGAAAACCCTACTTGCTGGTGGATATTTACATGGTGACTGCATAACAGTTACCGGAAAAACCATCGCTGAGAATCTTGAGAGTATAAAATTCCCAGCCAAGCAAGATGTCGTTTATCCTCACGATAAACCGCTAAGGGACGAAGGTGGTGTCGTTGTGCTTAAAGGTAATCTCGCCCCAGAAGGAGCTATCGTAAAAGTCGCTGGAATGAAAAATCTAGTATTTAGCGGCACAGCTTTATGTTTTGATTGTGAAGAAGACGCTTTCGCAGCGGTTGAATCAAGAAAATACAAGGAAGGTGACGTTATTGTAATTCGTTATGAGGGACCTCGTGGAGGACCAGGTATGCGTGAGATGCTCTCAACAACCGCCGCCATATATGGTCAAGGAATGGGAGACAAGGTAGCGCTCATCACTGATGGTCGTTTTTCAGGAGGAACTAGAGGTTTCTGCATCGGGCACGTTGGTCCGGAAGCGGCACTTGGCGGAGTCATCGCTCTTCTTAGAGATGGCGATAAAATAACGATTGACGCTGCAAATTCTACCATAGACGTAGATATTTCTGACAAAGAACTGGAAGAACGCCGTAAAAATTGGAAACCACGTAGTAATAATCATAATTCTGGCGCTTTATGGAAATACGCGCAAATAGTTGGTTCCGCTGAAAAAGGGGCGGTAACCCATATGGGAGGCAAAGCCGAAAAAGGTAGCTATGCGGATATTTAG
- a CDS encoding endonuclease/exonuclease/phosphatase family protein: MRIFSIFFICLPLTIAYALCELSDKFHIAELAVHWRMHFAAIALIFTIIFIFSKNIMVSVWLLALTLALGIPAMKTLESAKPPRGKEITKIKILQYNILYNNKNFREDIKWMVKQKADIIILQEINRDRATELRPLIKYYPWSKIKINKNRDAFGMAIFSSLPVNSFRYININDGWNKYSVTDFFVSGQNIRMYELHTPPPMSKEFFEQRNINLELMAKLLEKDRSTYRILIGDFNSTIYSPYLQNVIKRGYMNHSQQGFNLSGTWPKFMPSPFRIAIDHLFTSKQIEIVKRSVLPYGDSDHLPVLTELKIYKE; encoded by the coding sequence ATGCGGATATTTAGCATCTTTTTTATATGCTTACCACTTACAATAGCCTACGCATTATGTGAATTAAGTGATAAATTCCACATAGCGGAGCTTGCCGTTCACTGGCGGATGCACTTTGCCGCTATTGCTCTAATTTTTACCATAATATTTATATTCTCAAAAAATATAATGGTTAGCGTATGGCTTCTAGCGTTAACATTGGCACTTGGCATACCAGCCATGAAAACGCTTGAGTCAGCTAAACCGCCAAGAGGAAAAGAAATTACCAAAATAAAAATACTCCAATATAACATTCTGTATAATAATAAAAACTTTAGGGAAGATATTAAATGGATGGTAAAACAAAAAGCTGATATTATTATTCTGCAAGAAATCAACAGGGATAGAGCAACAGAATTAAGGCCATTAATAAAATATTATCCTTGGTCCAAGATAAAAATTAATAAAAACCGTGATGCTTTTGGTATGGCTATATTCAGTTCCCTGCCAGTAAATAGCTTTCGCTATATAAATATAAATGATGGCTGGAACAAATATAGCGTAACTGATTTTTTTGTATCAGGGCAAAATATACGCATGTACGAACTGCATACTCCTCCGCCTATGTCAAAGGAGTTCTTTGAACAGAGAAACATTAATCTAGAGTTAATGGCTAAATTACTGGAAAAAGATAGATCTACCTACCGTATATTAATTGGCGATTTTAACTCTACAATATATTCACCATATCTACAAAATGTAATAAAACGTGGATATATGAACCATTCCCAACAAGGGTTTAACTTATCTGGAACATGGCCTAAATTTATGCCATCACCATTTAGAATAGCCATAGACCATCTATTTACCTCAAAACAGATTGAAATAGTCAAAAGAAGTGTATTACCATATGGAGATTCCGATCATCTTCCTGTACTTACTGAATTAAAAATATATAAGGAATAA
- a CDS encoding class I SAM-dependent methyltransferase, whose translation MPSKMSRDTALKIHYILDQLVPPIIRDCKWIMSFPLWVMFRHRYKSYLNFKEIAFDLSEEEFRGFYRMVSDTAIERDTDLNKASIDKIMMHTKGDKILDVGCGRGFLVDILSKNHNDVSGVDIVIPPVVREKFPKVKFFEDNVESLPFDDSEFDTVICTHTLEHVRNIHLAISELRRVSKRLIIVVPRQRPYKFTFDLHLNFFPYNYSLLSVMGKIKGESLCEDADGDIFYMEQKSS comes from the coding sequence ATGCCTAGTAAAATGAGCAGGGATACCGCCCTTAAAATACATTATATACTGGATCAGCTAGTTCCACCAATAATACGTGACTGTAAATGGATTATGTCATTTCCACTATGGGTAATGTTCCGTCACCGTTATAAATCATATCTTAACTTCAAAGAGATAGCATTTGATTTAAGCGAAGAGGAATTTCGTGGTTTTTACCGTATGGTAAGTGATACAGCTATAGAAAGAGATACCGATCTTAATAAAGCTTCAATAGACAAAATAATGATGCATACTAAAGGGGATAAAATACTTGATGTTGGCTGTGGTCGGGGATTTCTAGTAGATATATTAAGCAAAAATCACAACGATGTTTCAGGAGTTGACATCGTAATACCACCAGTAGTCAGAGAAAAATTTCCTAAAGTAAAATTCTTTGAGGATAATGTTGAGTCACTCCCTTTTGATGATAGTGAGTTTGATACTGTAATCTGCACTCATACTCTGGAGCATGTCCGTAATATCCACTTAGCGATATCCGAACTAAGGCGTGTTAGCAAAAGACTAATTATAGTAGTTCCTCGCCAACGTCCTTATAAATTCACATTTGACCTACATCTTAATTTTTTCCCCTACAATTACTCACTGCTCTCGGTTATGGGAAAAATAAAAGGTGAGTCGCTTTGTGAGGATGCTGATGGTGATATTTTCTATATGGAACAAAAATCATCATAA
- a CDS encoding DUF2079 domain-containing protein, whose protein sequence is MVIFSIWNKNHHNSDMTKLIKPIYILLLLVLLQSTLSYCFLLSHFYELKTSGADSASFIQLFHNLVNGYGMISSTSPPYISQHWFGFHFSPILYTIAPIYWLFPSPKTLFLLHTILISSATIPLFFTCKKIFSSSWQSLVICIFYLINPLIINAQIFDFHEMAFAPLFITIILWSIINNNKIWFIIFCFLLLTIKEHYGLSVFGAGILWAYHNRDIKFGLSASLIGLASFLIIIKIIMPYFHPDTSLAMLNSSANTNYFGWIFTPFADPELLGKRLVESIFYIFLMIYPLWFQPLLAPLWMLPALADIFINSVSNNDMLRHPSAYHSAPIVPVLLIAYCVVIAKRYNQITKIKRWEFIAATALMVGFYSYSLTSLPHLPNNIWELSSIKSDYSQGDKKSISDINNIIGGDSIISVQDNIMPHIATRRYLYMFPNESEQTEDYIIINTRNPFLKHFHAFGTPYVEDEFITYLNKIHELINNRHWKIKYYSDNWLLLKRNDKNDTDDVSDTNNQEIKNQLESDLEQLKIKQDKLDKITKRN, encoded by the coding sequence ATGGTGATATTTTCTATATGGAACAAAAATCATCATAATAGCGATATGACCAAGCTGATAAAGCCAATTTACATATTACTCCTCCTAGTATTATTACAATCCACTCTCTCATACTGTTTTTTACTCTCACATTTTTATGAGTTAAAAACATCAGGAGCCGATAGCGCTTCTTTTATCCAGCTATTTCATAATCTAGTTAACGGTTATGGGATGATTTCGTCCACCTCTCCACCATATATATCTCAACATTGGTTTGGCTTTCATTTCTCACCAATACTTTATACTATAGCTCCTATATACTGGCTATTTCCATCGCCGAAAACCTTGTTTTTATTACATACAATTCTCATATCATCTGCCACCATCCCTTTATTTTTTACTTGTAAAAAAATATTTAGCTCTAGCTGGCAATCACTTGTCATCTGTATATTCTACCTAATAAACCCTTTGATAATAAACGCGCAAATCTTTGATTTCCATGAAATGGCGTTTGCTCCTCTGTTCATTACAATTATCCTATGGTCAATTATTAATAATAACAAAATATGGTTTATAATATTCTGCTTTCTACTACTTACGATAAAAGAACATTATGGTCTTAGCGTATTTGGCGCTGGAATACTCTGGGCATATCATAATCGTGACATTAAATTTGGACTTAGCGCGTCACTAATTGGACTCGCCTCATTTTTAATAATAATAAAAATAATAATGCCTTATTTCCACCCAGATACCAGCCTTGCTATGTTAAATAGCAGTGCCAACACTAACTATTTCGGCTGGATATTTACCCCTTTCGCTGACCCAGAACTTCTTGGCAAAAGGTTGGTGGAATCCATATTTTATATATTCCTGATGATATATCCGCTATGGTTCCAGCCATTATTAGCGCCGTTATGGATGCTTCCGGCACTTGCTGATATATTTATCAATAGCGTATCAAATAATGATATGCTACGCCACCCTTCCGCTTATCACTCAGCACCGATAGTTCCCGTATTATTAATCGCTTACTGCGTTGTTATAGCGAAACGTTATAATCAAATCACAAAAATAAAAAGGTGGGAATTCATCGCCGCGACTGCGCTAATGGTTGGTTTTTATTCATATAGCTTAACTTCTCTTCCTCACCTTCCAAATAACATATGGGAGCTTTCATCTATAAAGTCTGACTATTCACAAGGCGATAAAAAATCTATAAGTGATATAAATAATATTATTGGCGGTGACTCTATAATATCAGTCCAAGATAATATAATGCCACATATAGCGACCCGCCGTTATTTGTATATGTTCCCAAACGAGTCCGAGCAAACAGAGGACTACATAATAATAAACACCCGCAATCCGTTCCTGAAACATTTTCATGCTTTTGGAACGCCATATGTGGAAGATGAGTTTATTACTTATCTAAATAAAATACACGAGCTTATAAATAATAGGCACTGGAAGATAAAATATTACAGCGATAATTGGTTATTACTTAAGAGAAATGATAAAAATGATACTGACGATGTTAGCGATACCAATAATCAAGAAATAAAGAATCAATTAGAATCAGATCTAGAGCAGCTAAAAATAAAACAAGACAAGTTGGATAAAATCACAAAACGGAATTAA
- a CDS encoding sigma-54 dependent transcriptional regulator: MTADILIVDDEKDIRELISDILKDAKYGTRTAHSSDSAFRAIAERVPSAIILDIWLQGSELDGLGILEMVKKKYPHIPVVMISGHGNIETAVSSIKMGAYDFIEKPFKEDRLLLVVERALENAKLRMENSELKTRGKFEMRIDGKSQAAQQLRNVVDKVSSTSSRVLITGAPGTGKEMVARIIHDKSSRKSGNFVVMNSVGLTTEKAEAELFGVEDVNPTGGAERLGVFEKAHNGTLFIDEIAEIPLEAQAKILRVLQEGSFTRKGGKNKVGIDVRVIAASNHTLENEIASGRFREDLYYRLNVVPVRMPSLKDRREDVPELCDYFIRRAAEISGASVRSLSQEAIVMLQSYSWPGNVRQLRNMMEWLLIMTEDKSAIISADELPPEILTSNPVLARPETNADIMSMALREARELFEKQYLVAQIERFGGNISRTSNFVGMERSALHRKLKLLGINTSDEKVA, encoded by the coding sequence ATGACCGCTGATATTCTTATTGTTGATGATGAAAAAGATATTCGTGAACTCATTTCCGATATATTGAAGGACGCTAAGTATGGTACGCGTACCGCTCATAGTAGTGATTCAGCGTTTAGGGCGATTGCTGAGCGGGTTCCTTCCGCTATTATACTTGATATATGGCTTCAAGGTAGCGAGCTGGATGGGCTTGGTATATTAGAGATGGTGAAGAAAAAATATCCGCATATTCCAGTGGTTATGATAAGCGGACACGGAAATATTGAAACCGCTGTTTCGTCCATAAAAATGGGTGCTTATGACTTTATAGAAAAGCCGTTTAAGGAAGATAGGCTTCTGTTGGTAGTGGAAAGAGCGCTCGAGAACGCTAAGCTACGTATGGAAAATAGCGAGCTTAAGACGCGTGGCAAGTTTGAAATGAGGATTGATGGTAAATCACAGGCAGCGCAGCAGTTGCGCAATGTAGTTGATAAAGTTTCTTCTACATCTAGTCGTGTGTTGATAACTGGCGCTCCGGGAACTGGTAAAGAGATGGTCGCTCGTATTATTCATGATAAATCCTCAAGGAAATCTGGCAATTTCGTGGTGATGAATAGTGTGGGGCTTACAACGGAAAAAGCTGAGGCAGAGCTTTTTGGGGTTGAGGATGTAAATCCAACAGGAGGAGCGGAAAGGCTAGGGGTTTTTGAAAAGGCTCACAATGGGACTTTATTTATAGATGAGATAGCTGAGATACCTCTGGAAGCGCAGGCTAAGATACTCAGAGTGTTACAGGAAGGAAGCTTTACTCGTAAGGGTGGTAAAAATAAGGTTGGTATAGATGTTAGGGTTATCGCCGCTAGTAATCACACTCTGGAAAATGAAATAGCGTCCGGCAGATTTCGTGAGGATTTATATTACAGGCTTAACGTGGTTCCTGTGCGGATGCCTTCTCTTAAAGATAGGAGAGAGGATGTACCGGAATTATGTGATTATTTTATCAGGCGTGCCGCTGAAATATCTGGCGCGTCGGTTAGATCGCTTTCACAAGAAGCTATTGTTATGTTGCAGTCATATTCGTGGCCGGGAAATGTACGGCAGTTGCGTAATATGATGGAATGGCTACTTATTATGACAGAGGATAAGAGCGCGATTATATCCGCTGATGAGTTGCCACCGGAGATATTAACGTCTAACCCAGTGCTCGCTCGCCCAGAAACTAACGCTGATATTATGTCAATGGCTCTAAGAGAGGCGAGGGAATTATTTGAGAAGCAATATTTAGTAGCTCAGATTGAGCGTTTTGGTGGTAATATATCAAGAACGTCAAATTTTGTTGGTATGGAACGTTCCGCTTTGCATCGTAAGCTTAAGTTGCTAGGGATAAACACCAGTGATGAGAAGGTGGCTTGA
- a CDS encoding PAS domain-containing sensor histidine kinase, with product MTDDTTLSVRSSVASFAHWLKRNILVIAIVSVCVSLAVTYGIIDDDSADFGMKPKRIIRLLTVNVVLFSFVISIIIVRIYWLWKTLKSGSANYKLQKRIVAMFSLVTIIPTLIVSIFSAIFFNIGIQTWFNERVQRTVQESKAVAEAYLVEHKENIRADAIAMAGDLDKIASLVISNPQSFDRAVSTQAALRELTEAIVVQRNKIIAQSRFSFSLSFETIPQDALEKAERGEVVILAFDYDKVQALIKIPSLRYGYLLVGRLIDSKVIEHMRNTQGAVNEYESLKKQLNRFSMTFSIVFVTMALLLLLSSAWYGMVFATRLTRPIRKLVQAAERVRGGDFSARISGEIGNDELGTLSRSFNRMTEQLDAQRKDLIEANRSVDERRIFIETVLSGVSAGVIALDREKIITLHNRSSESIFSMVGKYIVNGEHIVNLFPEMEELLLAAEDKPMDIAEGTITINSDKKSLSLHVRVTVEHIEGNIKGFIITFDDITPLIAAQRSAAWADVARRVAHEIKNPLTPIQLSAERIKRKYLKFVEEDKDSFIKYTDTITKHVADIGKMVEEFVSFAKMPTASFSKEDIITIIKKAVFSAKVVCPNYDFQLSFSAEHIFMNCDERQMTQVMTNLLKNAVEAIDDNVNGDEWSSENGVVKVGADYNDGVISITVEDNGIGLQENSPEKLLEPYVTTRKKGTGLGLSIVKKIVEDHNGLIKIENIKPNGVKVTLSFLQHCDIKDAK from the coding sequence ATGACAGATGATACTACATTATCGGTTAGGAGTTCTGTAGCTAGTTTTGCTCATTGGCTTAAGCGTAATATATTAGTTATCGCTATAGTTTCTGTGTGCGTATCACTTGCTGTTACTTATGGCATAATAGATGATGATTCCGCTGATTTCGGGATGAAACCAAAGCGAATAATCAGATTGCTTACTGTTAATGTTGTTCTATTTTCCTTTGTCATATCTATCATAATTGTACGCATTTACTGGTTGTGGAAGACATTGAAATCAGGATCTGCTAATTACAAGCTACAAAAGCGTATTGTGGCTATGTTCAGCTTGGTTACAATAATACCAACGCTCATAGTTTCTATTTTTTCAGCTATATTTTTTAATATTGGTATTCAAACATGGTTTAATGAACGGGTGCAGCGTACTGTTCAGGAGTCAAAGGCAGTAGCTGAGGCTTATCTTGTGGAGCACAAGGAAAATATTAGAGCGGACGCTATAGCTATGGCAGGGGATTTGGATAAGATAGCGAGTTTAGTAATATCAAATCCACAGAGTTTTGATAGGGCGGTTTCCACACAGGCGGCTCTTCGGGAGCTTACGGAAGCTATAGTAGTACAGCGTAACAAAATAATAGCGCAGAGTAGGTTCAGTTTCTCTTTGTCTTTTGAGACTATTCCGCAAGATGCTTTGGAAAAGGCGGAGCGTGGTGAGGTAGTAATTTTGGCGTTTGATTATGATAAGGTTCAGGCTCTTATAAAAATACCGTCTTTGAGGTATGGATACTTGCTGGTGGGTCGGTTAATTGATAGCAAGGTAATAGAGCATATGCGTAATACGCAAGGGGCGGTTAATGAGTATGAAAGCCTAAAGAAGCAGCTTAATCGTTTTAGTATGACCTTTTCTATAGTGTTCGTTACTATGGCTTTATTGCTGCTTCTTAGCTCCGCTTGGTATGGTATGGTATTTGCCACAAGGCTTACTCGTCCGATAAGAAAGCTGGTTCAAGCGGCGGAAAGAGTAAGAGGTGGGGATTTTAGCGCGCGGATTAGTGGGGAGATCGGTAATGATGAGCTTGGGACTTTAAGCCGTAGTTTTAACCGTATGACCGAGCAATTGGATGCGCAGAGGAAGGATCTGATAGAGGCGAACCGTAGTGTTGACGAACGTAGGATATTTATTGAGACTGTTCTTTCCGGTGTGTCCGCTGGTGTTATCGCCTTGGATCGTGAGAAAATAATTACTCTACATAACCGTTCCTCTGAGTCTATTTTTAGTATGGTCGGAAAATATATCGTAAATGGTGAGCATATAGTAAATCTTTTTCCTGAAATGGAAGAGCTTTTGCTAGCGGCTGAAGATAAGCCGATGGATATAGCCGAAGGTACCATTACTATAAATAGTGACAAAAAATCCCTTTCTTTGCATGTGAGGGTAACTGTTGAGCATATTGAGGGTAATATTAAAGGATTTATAATAACATTTGATGACATCACACCTTTAATAGCCGCTCAACGCAGCGCGGCATGGGCGGATGTGGCGCGTCGTGTAGCGCATGAAATTAAGAATCCGCTTACCCCGATTCAGCTTTCAGCTGAGCGGATAAAGCGTAAATATCTGAAATTTGTAGAAGAGGATAAGGATAGTTTTATAAAATATACTGATACTATAACTAAGCATGTTGCTGATATTGGTAAGATGGTAGAAGAATTTGTTTCATTCGCTAAAATGCCGACAGCAAGTTTTTCTAAAGAAGATATTATCACTATAATAAAAAAAGCGGTGTTCTCGGCTAAGGTTGTTTGTCCTAATTATGATTTTCAACTTTCCTTTAGCGCTGAGCATATATTCATGAATTGTGATGAGCGGCAAATGACGCAGGTTATGACTAATCTGCTTAAAAACGCTGTGGAGGCTATTGATGATAATGTAAATGGCGATGAGTGGTCTAGTGAGAATGGTGTAGTTAAGGTTGGAGCTGATTATAATGATGGGGTAATTAGTATAACTGTTGAGGATAATGGAATTGGTTTGCAAGAAAACTCTCCAGAGAAGCTTCTTGAGCCTTATGTAACTACTCGTAAGAAGGGAACTGGTCTTGGTCTTTCTATAGTTAAGAAAATAGTCGAAGATCATAATGGGTTGATAAAAATAGAAAATATTAAACCAAATGGTGTAAAAGTAACGCTTTCTTTTTTGCAACACTGTGATATAAAAGACGCAAAATAA
- a CDS encoding helix-turn-helix domain-containing protein, which yields MLKTVEIDDRKLRRQSSGLEKSIEEHLRNYFLSHRGDELPPSGLYYRVLPLFERPLIEMTLRETAGNQLKAAQVLGINRNTLRKKIVELGISI from the coding sequence ATGCTAAAAACCGTAGAAATAGACGATAGGAAATTAAGGAGGCAGTCATCTGGTCTGGAAAAAAGTATAGAAGAGCATCTGCGTAATTATTTTCTATCACATCGTGGTGATGAGTTGCCACCTTCTGGGCTTTATTATCGGGTGTTACCGCTTTTTGAGCGTCCACTCATAGAAATGACACTTAGAGAAACCGCTGGAAATCAATTAAAGGCCGCGCAGGTGCTGGGAATTAATCGTAATACGTTGCGTAAAAAGATAGTTGAGCTTGGGATTAGTATTTAG
- a CDS encoding CTP synthase, with product MPTRFIFITGGVVSSLGKGLASASLGALLQARGYKVRLRKLDPYLNVDPGTMNPTQHGEVFVTDDGAETDLDLGHYERFTGVSARRTDSVSTGQIYSMLLSKERRGDYLGGTVQVIPHVTDLIKEFILRDTSDEDFVLCEIGGTVGDIEGLPFLEAIRQLGWELGQERVMYIHLTLIPYIAAAKELKTKPTQHSVKELRTIGIQPDILLCRAEREVPIAQRRKIALFCNIKEESVIVGQDVESIYEVPRCYNEQHFDLQVLKTFGIENGKEPNLKKWDDILDRVNNPKSEVTVAIVGKYTGIGDVYKSLCEALDHAGIANQVKVNIRWVDASGFKLEDAGKALSDVDAILVPGGFGERGVGGKMAAITYARVNKKPYLGICFGMQLAVIEYARNVLGIENAVSTEFNRYEGNDERGPLVGLMTEWQRGGMIETRSANSDLGGTMRLGAYDCLLKQGSLARKVYGSDKISERHRHRYEVNLEYREQFEKSGMVFSGLSPEGHLPEIVEIKEHPWFVGVQFHPELKSRPFAPHPLFASFVKAAMPEAKKQKKT from the coding sequence ATGCCGACACGTTTTATATTTATAACAGGGGGTGTTGTTTCGTCCTTAGGCAAGGGGCTTGCCTCAGCTAGTCTTGGTGCTTTGTTACAAGCGAGAGGTTATAAGGTAAGGCTGCGTAAATTAGATCCTTATCTTAATGTGGATCCTGGAACTATGAATCCAACGCAGCATGGTGAGGTTTTCGTGACTGATGATGGCGCGGAGACGGATCTGGATCTTGGGCATTATGAGCGTTTTACTGGTGTAAGTGCGAGAAGGACTGATTCGGTCAGTACCGGACAGATTTACTCTATGCTGCTTTCTAAAGAACGTAGAGGGGATTATCTTGGTGGAACTGTGCAGGTCATCCCACATGTTACTGATTTAATAAAAGAATTTATTTTGCGAGATACTAGTGATGAGGATTTTGTCCTGTGTGAGATTGGTGGAACTGTTGGTGATATAGAGGGCTTGCCATTTTTAGAGGCGATAAGACAACTTGGCTGGGAATTAGGTCAGGAAAGGGTTATGTATATACACCTTACCCTGATACCTTATATAGCAGCCGCTAAAGAACTAAAAACCAAGCCAACTCAACATAGTGTTAAGGAACTTAGGACTATTGGTATTCAACCGGATATATTGCTGTGTCGGGCGGAGAGGGAAGTTCCGATAGCGCAACGACGCAAGATAGCGCTATTTTGTAATATAAAAGAAGAGTCGGTTATCGTTGGGCAAGATGTGGAGTCAATATATGAGGTGCCGCGCTGTTATAATGAACAGCATTTTGACCTTCAGGTGCTTAAAACCTTTGGGATAGAAAATGGAAAAGAACCTAATCTTAAAAAATGGGATGATATTCTTGATAGGGTAAATAATCCGAAAAGTGAGGTTACGGTCGCTATAGTTGGCAAATATACTGGTATTGGTGATGTTTATAAGTCGCTTTGTGAGGCTTTGGATCACGCCGGAATAGCTAATCAAGTAAAAGTAAATATACGTTGGGTTGATGCTTCTGGCTTTAAGCTGGAAGATGCTGGGAAAGCTTTGTCGGATGTGGATGCGATATTGGTTCCTGGTGGTTTTGGTGAAAGAGGTGTTGGTGGAAAAATGGCTGCTATTACCTATGCTCGGGTGAATAAAAAACCATATCTTGGAATATGTTTTGGTATGCAGCTTGCGGTGATAGAGTACGCGCGTAATGTTCTTGGGATAGAAAACGCTGTTTCTACGGAATTTAACCGTTATGAGGGTAATGATGAACGAGGACCTCTAGTTGGTCTTATGACAGAATGGCAACGTGGGGGAATGATAGAGACTCGTTCGGCAAATAGTGATCTTGGTGGGACAATGCGGCTTGGAGCATATGATTGTTTGCTTAAGCAAGGAAGTCTAGCTCGTAAGGTATATGGTAGTGACAAGATAAGCGAGCGCCATCGTCATAGGTATGAGGTTAACTTAGAATATCGTGAGCAATTTGAGAAATCAGGTATGGTATTTTCAGGACTTTCACCGGAAGGACATTTGCCAGAAATAGTGGAAATAAAAGAGCACCCTTGGTTTGTTGGTGTTCAGTTTCACCCTGAGTTGAAATCCAGACCGTTCGCGCCACATCCGCTTTTTGCCTCTTTTGTAAAGGCTGCTATGCCTGAGGCAAAAAAACAGAAAAAGACGTAG